The following are encoded together in the Panicum virgatum strain AP13 chromosome 6K, P.virgatum_v5, whole genome shotgun sequence genome:
- the LOC120712014 gene encoding protein PLASTID TRANSCRIPTIONALLY ACTIVE 16, chloroplastic-like has translation MAPALTSSPPSFRPLSSPLRRRAATVLCRASKPGADDDAPKKRPNLFADLGKLADATSLIPALPTPAAGSLFAGGGGGRGRKDPQTVFVAGATGQAGVRVAQTLLRQGFAVRAGVPDLESAQELARLAAAYRLISPAEARRLNAVESDFVDPEAIAKAIGPAAKVVVTVGPGEKGPEAGGVTTDDALRVVQAADLASAAHVVVVYDEGASGGLGGGGSTYNVLDGFTSFFSNLFARVQTLTLSQFLAKVVETDVSYTLVKASLTDDYSPESSYPLVLSKEGASRSPSTTSSTDTGKVSKSQIAALVADIFSNVAVAENKVVEVSTNSSAVSKPIAEAFVAIPEDSRRKEYQEAAAKAQAEEVALASQRASEAEAAASDLEAKGKESPSEEAAASPVNGAQASLENLLSRAKGVSKDFSWEKFSTQLAEATTPRTSTEKGPKAQIATVRGQAKAKKLAPQRAVVKPAAQKVKPQLKQPDTKPEVRPVFGGLFKQETVYVDDD, from the exons ATGGCTCCCGCGCTCACCTCGAGCCCGCCCTCCTTCCGCCCACTCTcctccccgctccgccgccgtgccgccaccGTCCTGTGCCGCGCCTCCAAGCCCGGCGCGGATGACGACGCCCCCAAGAAGAGGCCCAACCTCTTCGCGGACCTCGGCAAGCTCGCGGACGCCACCTCGTTGATACCGGCGCTCCCGACGCCCGCAGCGGGGTCGCTgttcgcgggcggcggcggagggaggggaCGGAAGGACCCGCAGACGGTCTTCGTCGCGGGCGCCACGGGGCAGGCCGGGGTCCGCGTCGCGCAGACGTTGCTGCGCCAGGGCTTCGCCGTGCGCGCCGGCGTCCCGGACCTCGAGTCCGCGCAGGAGCTcgcgcgcctcgccgcggcGTACCGGCTCATATCCCCCGCCGAGGCGCGCCGGCTCAACGCGGTCGAGTCGGACTTCGTCGACCCCGAGGCGATCGCCAAGGCCATCGGCCCCGCTGCCAAGGTCGTGGTCACCGTCGGCCCGGGCGAGAAGGGTCCCGAAGCCGGGGGCGTCACCACCGACGACGCGCTCCGGGTGGTGCAGGCCGCGGACCTCGCCAGCGCCGcgcacgtcgtcgtcgtgtATGACGAGGGGGCCAGCGGCGGCCTTGGGGGCGGTGGATCCACCTACAATGTGCTCGACGGCTTCACGTCCTTCTTCTCCAACCTCTTCGCCCGCGTGCAGACGCTGACGCTCAGCCAATTCCTGGCCAAGGTGGTGGAGACCGATGTCAGTTATACACTAGTCAAGGCTTCACTCACCGATGACTACAGCCCTGAGAGCTCCTACCCCCTGGTCCTCTCCAAGGAGGGAGCATCGAGATCGCCCAGCACAACTTCCAGCACCGACACCGGAAAG GTGTCAAAGTCACAGATAGCAGCCCTTGTGGCTGATATCTTCTCCAATGTGGCAGTCGCCGAGAACAAG GTTGTTGAAGTTTCAACAAACTCATCAGCAGTATCAAAGCCCATAGCAGAGGCTTTCGT AGCTATTCCTGAAGATAGTAGAAGAAAGGAGTACCAAGAAGCTGCTGCAAAGGCGCAGGCAGAAGAGGTGGCCCTGGCCTCACAGCGAGCTAGTGAAGCTGAAGCAGCTGCCAGTGATCTCGAAGCTAAGGGGAAGGAGTCGCCCTCAGAGGAGGCAGCTGCTAGCCCGGTGAATGGGGCCCAAGCCTCTTTGGAAAACCTCCTGAGCAGAGCCAAAGGGGTCAGCAAGGACTTCTCCTGGGAGAAGTTCAGCACGCAGCTTGCGGAAGCGACGACTCCTCGAACCTCCACGGAGAAGGGACCGAAGGCACAGATCGCCACTGTGCGAGGCCAGGCGAAGGCAAAGAAGCTTGCACCACAGAGGGCCGTCGTCAAGCCAGCTGCGCAGAAGGTGAAGCCACAACTGAAGCAGCCGGACACCAAGCCTGAAGTAAGGCCAGTGTTCGGCGGCCTCTTCAAGCAAGAAACGGTGTATGTGGACGACGATTGA